From a single Anoplolepis gracilipes chromosome 3, ASM4749672v1, whole genome shotgun sequence genomic region:
- the LOC140664090 gene encoding juvenile hormone epoxide hydrolase-like, producing MKFLNNLGYLLSTTITLTRFSIPLARYFPSQKFLKREMSGIKRTDVTPFKITFSEKLIKDLRYRLTNTKTFTLPFEKLNNMSTINMDVLRNLISYWANDYDFQERERYINKYPHFMTNIKELNIHFIHVKNPHPEGKVIVPILCLHGWPNSIMEFYDTIPYWTAQMPIKDVAYEIIIPSLPGLGFSRIPCFSRNEMNIVLRSLMIKLFDSEVFDIQYGVSFINHAIMLPLPQRYIFQKQIFYKMPRERFLTMTECPNSYIVREDTLAIGLTESPIALAAFILQKYLSNTDCTGKYTENFKKSDYNKLIDNLMIYWATQSITTAMKVYTEYFTNCDK from the exons atgaagtttCTCAACAATCTGGGCTATCTTCTATCCACTACGATTACTTTAACTCGTTTTTCAATCCCTTTAGCGAGATACTTTCCATctcaaaaatttctgaaaagaGAGATGTCCGGCATTAAACGTACTGACGTTACACCATTTAAGATTACTTTCTCCGAAAAA cTTATCAAAGATTTAAGGTATAGATTAACAAATACTAAAACTTTCACACTGCCGTTCGAAAAGCTTAATAATATGAGTACCATTAACATGGATGTTCTGCGCAATCTTATAAGTTATTGGGCAAACGATTATGATTTTCAAGAACGtgagagatatataaataagtatccGCATTTTATGACTAATATCAAAG AATTAAACATTCACTTTATTCATGTAAAAAATCCTCATCCAGAAGGAAAAGTTATTGTACCAATATTGTGTTTACACGGATGGCCCAACTCGATAATGGAATTTTATGATACTATACCATATTGGACTGCACAAATGCCAATCAAAGATGTCGCatacgaaataataatacCTTCTCTGCCTGGACTTGGTTTTTCCCGGATACCTTGCTTTTCGCGCAATGAAATGAATATAGTTTTAAGAAGTCTTATGATCAAACTATTCGATAGTGAGGTTTTTGATATTCAATATGGGGTTTCGTTTATCAATCACGCTATAATGCTTCCACTTCCGCAACGGTACAT attccagaaacagattttttataaaatgccaAGAGAACGATTCTTAACAATGACCGAATGTCCTAATAGTTATATTGTGAGAGAAGACACATTAG CAATTGGCTTAACAGAGTCACCTATTGCCTTGGCGGCGTTCATTcttcagaaatatttaagtaatacgGATTGCACCGGAAAATATACTGAAAACTTCAAGAAGTccgattataataaattaattgataatttgatGATCTATTGGGCAACGCAAAGCATAACTACAGCCATGAAAGTGTACAccgaatattttacgaattgcgacaagtaa